A single region of the Chiloscyllium punctatum isolate Juve2018m chromosome 15, sChiPun1.3, whole genome shotgun sequence genome encodes:
- the vgll3 gene encoding transcription cofactor vestigial-like protein 3 isoform X1: MSCLDVRYHQSYGAHQYLPAAAAAAYTAACYRHHHSQQQKLALYSKMQESTENNSQSKEGEKDQAPEAEYISSRCVLLTYFQGDIGAVVDEHFSRALSNFPSDNRNSKPLASSSAAWKEGLPFSTNQKNNFPASFWSSTYQAPAPPALNASHPDISAATGSVFHSPDPMAWPGHGLHQASAPPSNVEPWPYTLSSQGSSSYPLVHEVYPHMHHPHAHTHHHSPHLDPRYGSLLVPSVRAARITTTPGEITKTDPAAGSSWTGAFHGTLEMAQAVNFDTALWYGGSLTG; this comes from the exons ATGAGTTGTCTGGACGTTAGATACCATCAGTCTTATGGAGCCCATCAGTATTTGCCAGCAGCCGCTGCAGCCGCGTACACCGCAGCCTGTTACCGTCATCATCACTCTCAGCAG CAGAAGTTAGCCCTGTACAGCAAGATGCAGGAGTCCACGGAGAACAACTCGCAAAGCAAAGAGGGCGAAAAGGACCAAGCCCCTGAGGCCGAGTATATCAGTTCCAGATGCGTGCTGCTCACCTACTTCCAGGGGGACATCGGCGCCGTGGTCGATGAACACTTCAGCCGGGCCCTGAGCAACTTCCCCAGCGACAACCGCAACTCCAAGCCGCTGGCTTCTTCCAGCGCCGCCTGGAAAG aAGGACTGCCATTTTCTACAAATCAGAAGAATAATTTCCCTGCTTCTTTCTGGAGCAGTACTTACCAAGCCCCAGCACCTCCAGCTCTGAATGCGAGTCACCCTGATATCTCTGCTGCAACTGGTAGTGTCTTTCATTCCCCAGACCCCATGGCTTGGCCAGGACATGGACTACACCAAGCCAGTGCTCCCCCATCCAATGTTGAGCCGTGGCCCTACACATTGTCATCACAAGGGAGTTCCAGCTATCCACTTGTTCATGAGGTTTACCCACATATGCATCATCCACATGCCCACACCCACCATCACAGTCCACATTTAGACCCACGTTATGGGTCATTATTGGTACCATCAGTGAGAGCTGCTAGGATTACCACAACACCTGGTGAAATCACAAAGACAGACCCTGCTGCTGGTTCATCTTGGACTGGAGCCTTTCATGGAACTCTTGAGATGGCACAAGCCGTAAATTTTGACACAG
- the vgll3 gene encoding transcription cofactor vestigial-like protein 3 isoform X2: MSCLDVRYHQSYGAHQYLPAAAAAAYTAACYRHHHSQQKLALYSKMQESTENNSQSKEGEKDQAPEAEYISSRCVLLTYFQGDIGAVVDEHFSRALSNFPSDNRNSKPLASSSAAWKEGLPFSTNQKNNFPASFWSSTYQAPAPPALNASHPDISAATGSVFHSPDPMAWPGHGLHQASAPPSNVEPWPYTLSSQGSSSYPLVHEVYPHMHHPHAHTHHHSPHLDPRYGSLLVPSVRAARITTTPGEITKTDPAAGSSWTGAFHGTLEMAQAVNFDTALWYGGSLTG; this comes from the exons ATGAGTTGTCTGGACGTTAGATACCATCAGTCTTATGGAGCCCATCAGTATTTGCCAGCAGCCGCTGCAGCCGCGTACACCGCAGCCTGTTACCGTCATCATCACTCTCAGCAG AAGTTAGCCCTGTACAGCAAGATGCAGGAGTCCACGGAGAACAACTCGCAAAGCAAAGAGGGCGAAAAGGACCAAGCCCCTGAGGCCGAGTATATCAGTTCCAGATGCGTGCTGCTCACCTACTTCCAGGGGGACATCGGCGCCGTGGTCGATGAACACTTCAGCCGGGCCCTGAGCAACTTCCCCAGCGACAACCGCAACTCCAAGCCGCTGGCTTCTTCCAGCGCCGCCTGGAAAG aAGGACTGCCATTTTCTACAAATCAGAAGAATAATTTCCCTGCTTCTTTCTGGAGCAGTACTTACCAAGCCCCAGCACCTCCAGCTCTGAATGCGAGTCACCCTGATATCTCTGCTGCAACTGGTAGTGTCTTTCATTCCCCAGACCCCATGGCTTGGCCAGGACATGGACTACACCAAGCCAGTGCTCCCCCATCCAATGTTGAGCCGTGGCCCTACACATTGTCATCACAAGGGAGTTCCAGCTATCCACTTGTTCATGAGGTTTACCCACATATGCATCATCCACATGCCCACACCCACCATCACAGTCCACATTTAGACCCACGTTATGGGTCATTATTGGTACCATCAGTGAGAGCTGCTAGGATTACCACAACACCTGGTGAAATCACAAAGACAGACCCTGCTGCTGGTTCATCTTGGACTGGAGCCTTTCATGGAACTCTTGAGATGGCACAAGCCGTAAATTTTGACACAG
- the vgll3 gene encoding transcription cofactor vestigial-like protein 3 isoform X3 produces MQESTENNSQSKEGEKDQAPEAEYISSRCVLLTYFQGDIGAVVDEHFSRALSNFPSDNRNSKPLASSSAAWKEGLPFSTNQKNNFPASFWSSTYQAPAPPALNASHPDISAATGSVFHSPDPMAWPGHGLHQASAPPSNVEPWPYTLSSQGSSSYPLVHEVYPHMHHPHAHTHHHSPHLDPRYGSLLVPSVRAARITTTPGEITKTDPAAGSSWTGAFHGTLEMAQAVNFDTALWYGGSLTG; encoded by the exons ATGCAGGAGTCCACGGAGAACAACTCGCAAAGCAAAGAGGGCGAAAAGGACCAAGCCCCTGAGGCCGAGTATATCAGTTCCAGATGCGTGCTGCTCACCTACTTCCAGGGGGACATCGGCGCCGTGGTCGATGAACACTTCAGCCGGGCCCTGAGCAACTTCCCCAGCGACAACCGCAACTCCAAGCCGCTGGCTTCTTCCAGCGCCGCCTGGAAAG aAGGACTGCCATTTTCTACAAATCAGAAGAATAATTTCCCTGCTTCTTTCTGGAGCAGTACTTACCAAGCCCCAGCACCTCCAGCTCTGAATGCGAGTCACCCTGATATCTCTGCTGCAACTGGTAGTGTCTTTCATTCCCCAGACCCCATGGCTTGGCCAGGACATGGACTACACCAAGCCAGTGCTCCCCCATCCAATGTTGAGCCGTGGCCCTACACATTGTCATCACAAGGGAGTTCCAGCTATCCACTTGTTCATGAGGTTTACCCACATATGCATCATCCACATGCCCACACCCACCATCACAGTCCACATTTAGACCCACGTTATGGGTCATTATTGGTACCATCAGTGAGAGCTGCTAGGATTACCACAACACCTGGTGAAATCACAAAGACAGACCCTGCTGCTGGTTCATCTTGGACTGGAGCCTTTCATGGAACTCTTGAGATGGCACAAGCCGTAAATTTTGACACAG